One window from the genome of Elusimicrobiota bacterium encodes:
- a CDS encoding four helix bundle protein yields MENDKAKFKKEFKERIYQYILKLIKFIDNLPKDRTCDVIGKQLLRSGTSIGANYIEAQASSSRKDFTNFLASSILTLKGRK; encoded by the coding sequence ATGGAAAATGACAAAGCAAAATTCAAAAAAGAGTTCAAAGAACGGATTTATCAGTATATTCTAAAATTGATAAAGTTTATAGATAATCTGCCTAAAGATAGAACTTGCGATGTAATTGGCAAACAATTATTACGGAGTGGAACAAGTATTGGAGCAAATTATATTGAAGCACAAGCATCAAGTTCCAGAAAAGATTTTACCAATTTTTTAGCGAGTAGTATTTTAACATTAAAAGGCCGAAAATGA
- a CDS encoding PorV/PorQ family protein has protein sequence MKHFRFWIFIFHFSFFIFHCLYATEPTAEFLRINPAATASAIGGADVAYSGKVDSIYSNPSGLGTLAKPQLLTAYSSYIQNIKLAGLAFAKPIGKKGENVVGLAVLYLGLTGLEVYNDDSGATGETASSSNFGFTLSWARNIRNNLTAGLSIKQVHQNYDEVTSDGFCADVGVLYKSNNLSLGLSFQNFGPEIDNQKLPSTIRLGTNYTDYIFNNIPIETSVEIEKPIYSDIKFKAGAEYWITPNVNLRCGYEDLKAAGTFSGISGGLGLKTFYQQSYIEENMKKIDVNLDYAFTYFGELGNIHKVSIGFEF, from the coding sequence ATGAAACATTTTAGATTTTGGATTTTCATTTTTCATTTTTCATTTTTCATTTTTCATTGCCTTTATGCTACAGAACCGACTGCTGAATTTTTGCGGATAAACCCAGCTGCTACTGCTTCTGCAATTGGTGGTGCTGATGTAGCTTATAGCGGTAAAGTTGACTCTATATATTCTAATCCGTCAGGGCTGGGAACTCTTGCAAAACCACAACTTCTAACTGCGTATTCTTCATATATTCAGAATATAAAATTAGCAGGGCTGGCGTTTGCGAAACCTATCGGCAAAAAAGGCGAAAATGTAGTCGGATTAGCTGTCCTGTATCTCGGGCTTACAGGTCTGGAAGTATATAACGACGATTCAGGTGCGACTGGCGAAACCGCATCCAGCAGTAATTTTGGTTTTACACTTTCCTGGGCAAGAAATATCAGAAATAATTTGACAGCCGGTCTCTCTATAAAACAGGTTCATCAGAATTATGATGAGGTTACAAGCGATGGCTTCTGTGCTGATGTTGGAGTACTTTATAAATCTAACAATCTCTCGCTTGGTCTTTCATTCCAGAATTTCGGTCCTGAAATAGATAATCAGAAACTGCCATCAACAATCCGGTTAGGGACAAATTATACAGATTATATATTCAATAACATACCAATAGAAACATCTGTTGAAATAGAAAAACCGATTTATTCTGATATAAAATTTAAAGCAGGTGCAGAGTACTGGATAACCCCGAATGTAAATCTGCGGTGTGGGTATGAGGATCTAAAGGCTGCCGGTACATTTTCAGGTATATCCGGCGGGCTCGGGCTTAAAACATTCTATCAGCAAAGTTATATTGAAGAAAATATGAAAAAAATAGACGTGAACCTGGATTACGCATTTACATATTTTGGTGAACTCGGCAATATTCATAAAGTTTCTATAGGTTTTGAATTCTGA
- a CDS encoding type II secretion system F family protein, giving the protein MLIVILTFLIVACVFGFFVLIVIRLLSGAEIKEASTFAGDQVKKVPSIKQLFAQFAENPKSRQAQKFRLISLAIFLFVGYVSTNNLFFTILFAIFGFFLPIIILKRAETRRMALIDKQLSDGLVLISNSLRSGLSFAQGLEVIAQQGQPPLSEEFQTVTQELKLGISMEQALNNIAQRLKKSKEMRIAMTAINIARETGGNMSEALTTLSETMRKRNEMQGKIDALTAQGKLSGLITALLPFVMAFFIYLISPEIMIPMFTTVYGYLILLVVLMMISIGGLFIKKIVTIDI; this is encoded by the coding sequence ATGTTAATAGTTATTCTTACATTTCTGATTGTTGCGTGTGTTTTTGGGTTTTTCGTTTTGATTGTTATACGACTTCTATCAGGTGCAGAAATTAAAGAAGCAAGTACTTTTGCCGGCGACCAAGTTAAAAAAGTACCGTCAATAAAACAGCTTTTTGCACAATTCGCAGAGAATCCTAAATCCCGCCAAGCACAAAAATTCCGACTGATTTCTTTAGCAATTTTTTTGTTTGTTGGCTATGTTTCTACAAATAATCTATTTTTTACAATTTTATTCGCTATTTTTGGTTTTTTTCTGCCTATAATTATACTGAAACGCGCTGAAACCAGACGAATGGCACTCATAGATAAACAACTATCAGATGGGCTGGTTCTAATCTCTAATTCATTGCGTAGTGGGTTGTCATTTGCACAGGGATTAGAAGTAATTGCACAGCAAGGTCAACCACCATTATCAGAAGAGTTTCAGACGGTAACGCAGGAGTTGAAATTAGGTATCTCTATGGAGCAGGCATTGAACAATATTGCACAGCGGCTCAAAAAATCCAAAGAAATGCGTATCGCAATGACTGCAATCAATATCGCCCGAGAAACCGGCGGGAATATGTCAGAAGCGCTTACAACACTCTCGGAAACCATGCGGAAACGAAACGAGATGCAGGGTAAAATAGATGCGTTAACCGCACAAGGTAAACTATCAGGGCTTATCACAGCGCTGCTACCATTTGTGATGGCATTCTTTATATATCTGATAAGCCCGGAAATTATGATACCGATGTTCACAACTGTTTACGGATACCTCATATTGCTTGTTGTCCTTATGATGATTTCTATCGGCGGCTTATTCATAAAAAAAATTGTAACTATAGATATATAA